A single window of Jeotgalibacillus haloalkalitolerans DNA harbors:
- the gcvT gene encoding glycine cleavage system aminomethyltransferase GcvT produces MNETLKKTPLFEIYKEFGGKVIDFGGWALPVQFSSIKEEHHAVRNNAGLFDVSHMGEVKVTGSDSLAYLQKMMTNDVSKIKDGQAQYTAMCYENGGTVDDLLVYKKSDNDYLLVINASNIEKDVEWLQQHKIENVEVENFSDQVAQIAIQGPKAEGILQKLTEQDLSAITFFKFKDDVMVNGSQALVSRTGYTGEDGFEIYCNPEDAGKLWKELLEAGKEDGLLPCGLGARDTLRFEAKLALYGQELTADISPIEAGIGFAVKPDKETAFIGQKVLKEQKTNGAPRKLVGIEMIDKGIPRHGYKVFADDTEIGFVTTGTQSPTLGKNVGYVLIKKEFASLGQEVYVEVRKKKLKAEVVKSPFYKR; encoded by the coding sequence ATGAATGAAACGCTGAAAAAAACCCCGCTCTTTGAGATTTACAAAGAGTTTGGAGGTAAAGTAATTGACTTTGGAGGATGGGCGCTGCCGGTACAGTTTTCAAGTATCAAAGAGGAGCACCATGCTGTAAGAAACAATGCAGGTTTATTCGATGTTTCCCACATGGGAGAAGTTAAAGTAACAGGATCAGACAGTCTTGCTTACCTTCAGAAAATGATGACAAATGATGTTAGTAAAATTAAGGACGGCCAGGCACAATATACAGCTATGTGTTATGAAAATGGCGGCACTGTAGATGACCTGCTCGTTTATAAAAAAAGTGACAACGATTATCTGCTGGTGATTAACGCATCAAATATTGAAAAAGATGTGGAATGGCTGCAGCAGCATAAAATTGAGAATGTAGAAGTTGAAAATTTTTCAGATCAGGTTGCGCAAATTGCGATCCAGGGACCAAAGGCAGAAGGGATCCTTCAAAAACTGACTGAACAAGATCTGAGTGCAATCACATTTTTTAAATTTAAGGATGATGTAATGGTTAACGGGTCCCAAGCGCTGGTATCGAGAACCGGCTATACAGGTGAAGATGGTTTTGAGATCTATTGCAATCCTGAAGATGCAGGTAAGCTATGGAAAGAATTATTAGAAGCAGGGAAAGAAGACGGCTTGCTGCCATGTGGATTAGGCGCACGTGACACGCTCAGATTTGAAGCAAAGCTTGCTTTATACGGCCAGGAGCTCACAGCTGACATTTCTCCAATCGAAGCAGGAATCGGTTTTGCCGTGAAACCGGATAAAGAAACCGCTTTTATCGGACAGAAAGTACTAAAAGAGCAGAAGACTAACGGAGCTCCGCGCAAATTAGTAGGGATTGAAATGATTGATAAAGGGATTCCGCGTCACGGTTATAAAGTGTTTGCAGATGATACGGAAATCGGATTTGTGACAACAGGTACACAATCTCCGACATTAGGTAAGAATGTAGGCTACGTCCTGATTAAAAAAGAATTTGCATCACTCGGTCAGGAAGTATATGTAGAAGTCAGAAAAAAGAAGTTAAAAGCCGAAGTTGTAAAATCTCCATTTTATAAAAGGTAA
- a CDS encoding DEAD/DEAH box helicase — translation MSISVASSEENWKERFLSYLYSSKSPNYQLNYLTRQLHHSITVQEGELKAEKAMPFFTPLPHQINAVKKVVFEMNGHAILADEVGLGKTAEAAMILKELQLRYLASSVLILVPSSLAGQWQTELHSLGIASMIHKGKKEWRTFPVTIASIDLLKREPFKTVFTDLSFDLVIVDEAHKLSNPKTMNYQFVASLKKKYLLLLTATPVQNKSEELYSLSTLIRPGLFESKKEFNRLAKENTKAFHDRIDQLMIRTRKKDTDITWTKRKIEVKWLEQSGYEKELYTALEKAFRELRRLNTHQFTHLTLLKQGCSSSIALLKALRREQHKDICHILGPILDITPDQLETVKGKEILNIIKNRQDKVLIFTQYRATQLYLQWYLKQHQISSVMFRGGFKKGKKKWMTDLFRDHADVMIATEAGSEGLNLQFCSCVIHADLPWNPMKLEQRIGRVHRLGQKNDVDIIYLLNRNTIEERIWKLLENKVHLFETIIGKHEQILSPAKLEAEKYLEDALTNSRSENELTYKLNLLENYLASEDVDDERKLQTGH, via the coding sequence ATGTCAATTTCAGTTGCCTCCAGTGAAGAAAACTGGAAAGAACGTTTTCTATCATATCTGTATTCAAGTAAATCTCCAAATTATCAACTGAACTATTTAACACGACAGCTTCACCATTCGATAACGGTTCAGGAAGGTGAATTGAAAGCAGAAAAAGCAATGCCCTTCTTTACACCACTGCCTCATCAGATAAATGCAGTAAAAAAAGTGGTTTTTGAAATGAATGGGCACGCGATTCTTGCAGATGAAGTCGGACTCGGAAAAACTGCTGAAGCCGCGATGATTTTGAAGGAGCTGCAGCTCAGATACCTCGCTTCTTCTGTATTAATTCTTGTACCCTCTTCACTTGCAGGGCAATGGCAAACAGAATTACACAGCCTCGGAATTGCTTCCATGATTCATAAGGGAAAAAAGGAATGGCGGACCTTTCCGGTTACAATAGCGTCAATTGATCTGTTGAAAAGAGAACCTTTTAAGACTGTATTTACTGATCTCTCTTTTGATCTTGTCATTGTAGATGAAGCGCATAAACTATCAAATCCCAAGACAATGAATTATCAGTTTGTCGCTTCCCTGAAGAAAAAATATCTGCTGCTTTTGACTGCAACGCCTGTTCAGAATAAATCAGAAGAACTTTATTCACTCTCAACTCTGATCAGACCGGGACTGTTTGAAAGTAAAAAAGAATTTAACAGGCTGGCTAAAGAAAACACCAAAGCATTTCACGACCGGATTGATCAGCTGATGATCAGAACCCGAAAGAAAGATACAGATATAACATGGACAAAGCGCAAAATTGAAGTGAAATGGCTGGAACAATCAGGCTATGAAAAAGAACTGTATACCGCTTTAGAAAAAGCTTTCAGGGAACTGAGACGGTTAAATACCCATCAATTTACTCATCTTACCTTACTGAAACAGGGGTGCAGTTCAAGTATTGCATTGTTAAAAGCACTACGCAGAGAACAGCATAAAGACATTTGCCATATTCTTGGACCGATTCTTGACATCACACCTGATCAGCTTGAAACAGTTAAAGGAAAAGAGATTTTGAATATTATTAAAAACCGTCAGGACAAAGTGCTGATTTTCACCCAATACCGCGCCACACAGCTCTACTTACAATGGTATTTAAAGCAGCATCAAATCTCTTCGGTTATGTTCCGGGGCGGGTTCAAGAAAGGAAAGAAAAAATGGATGACAGATCTTTTCAGGGATCATGCGGATGTCATGATTGCAACTGAAGCGGGATCTGAAGGCCTGAACCTGCAGTTTTGCAGCTGTGTGATTCACGCAGATCTTCCCTGGAATCCAATGAAGCTTGAGCAGAGAATCGGAAGAGTTCACAGACTCGGTCAGAAGAATGATGTGGACATCATTTATTTGCTCAATCGCAACACCATTGAGGAAAGAATCTGGAAGCTGTTAGAAAACAAGGTTCATTTATTTGAAACAATTATAGGAAAACATGAACAAATATTATCACCGGCAAAGTTAGAAGCAGAAAAATATCTTGAGGATGCTTTAACAAACTCAAGATCTGAAAACGAATTAACCTATAAATTAAACTTACTTGAAAACTATTTAGCGAGTGAGGATGTTGATGATGAAAGAAAATTGCAGACTGGTCATTGA
- a CDS encoding YqhG family protein, with product MKENCRLVIEYLKLNGAAVTESTGKAVVQLTEQLDRKFMNRPFYWHYRDALQQSGDPLQVMIVHSKSADEHKNIIQLHPDHPIFQSIFDSAQNENRFYIAYEQSRTLTELFPWVIIHMTAEVVPPGSASIRFEGRISLTTGRILVQAQEEIEAQTLTGDRPNDSVLHQNKMPFETSLNILNRQLEKQIELQFEENLKEISQNQPSAPSICAHHISAGLIYLSSP from the coding sequence ATGAAAGAAAATTGCAGACTGGTCATTGAATATTTGAAGTTAAACGGGGCTGCTGTAACAGAATCCACCGGTAAAGCAGTTGTCCAGCTGACAGAACAGCTGGACAGAAAATTTATGAACCGTCCTTTTTACTGGCACTACAGAGACGCACTCCAACAGTCGGGAGATCCGCTTCAAGTAATGATTGTCCATTCCAAAAGCGCTGATGAACATAAAAACATTATACAACTACATCCAGATCACCCAATTTTTCAATCAATATTCGATTCAGCACAGAATGAGAACCGATTCTACATTGCATATGAACAGTCCCGAACATTAACTGAATTATTTCCCTGGGTCATCATCCACATGACTGCAGAGGTCGTACCTCCCGGCTCTGCCAGTATCAGATTCGAAGGACGGATTTCATTAACCACCGGGCGGATACTCGTGCAAGCACAGGAAGAAATTGAAGCGCAGACGTTAACAGGTGACAGGCCGAACGACAGTGTTCTGCACCAGAACAAAATGCCTTTTGAAACATCTTTGAACATCTTAAATCGCCAACTTGAAAAGCAGATAGAATTGCAATTTGAGGAAAACCTGAAAGAAATCAGCCAGAATCAGCCTTCAGCCCCTTCTATTTGTGCACATCATATCTCAGCAGGCCTGATCTATCTCAGTTCACCCTAG
- a CDS encoding shikimate kinase, with protein sequence MKIYLIGFMGAGKSTVGKLLSKSLNGTFIDLDQLIEQENGKKISDIFKEDGETVFRKIEAECLKKTDAQIIATGGGILYFDETAEWLRGNGVIIYLHAPFEELYSRIKGDRSRPVAAKPYKDLKSLFAKRDGVYKRTAHHQVSVSNRLPEETVKDIISRLG encoded by the coding sequence ATGAAGATTTATTTAATTGGCTTTATGGGTGCCGGAAAATCTACAGTAGGCAAGCTGTTAAGCAAGTCATTAAACGGCACGTTCATTGATCTGGATCAGCTGATCGAACAGGAAAACGGGAAAAAGATCAGCGACATATTTAAAGAAGATGGTGAAACTGTATTCAGAAAAATCGAAGCAGAGTGTCTTAAAAAAACAGATGCGCAAATCATCGCTACCGGCGGGGGAATTCTTTATTTTGATGAGACTGCCGAATGGTTGAGGGGTAATGGCGTCATCATTTATCTTCATGCACCTTTTGAAGAATTATATTCAAGGATCAAAGGTGACCGGTCCAGACCGGTTGCTGCAAAACCATACAAAGACCTTAAGAGTCTTTTTGCTAAAAGAGACGGGGTGTACAAACGCACAGCACATCATCAGGTCTCAGTTTCAAATCGTCTGCCTGAAGAAACGGTAAAGGATATTATCTCCAGGCTAGGGTGA
- the comGF gene encoding competence type IV pilus minor pilin ComGF: MFRIKKTYKSAFISNHNGFTMLEVLVSILVLAVIAPLFAMLMFSYMNLISIENHSKEWDMFSIQFQQEVASLMVESNTSQSITFIKDEAKVVFAKYGTILRKTVNGTGHEIHLTGLNHLNISRNGDLITMEVGFKNGTIKKSIFYTAPDE, from the coding sequence GTGTTCAGAATAAAGAAAACATACAAGTCTGCATTTATCAGTAATCACAACGGATTTACAATGCTGGAAGTACTGGTCAGTATCCTGGTCCTAGCTGTCATCGCTCCGCTATTTGCCATGTTAATGTTCAGCTATATGAACCTGATCTCTATTGAAAATCATTCGAAGGAATGGGATATGTTCTCGATTCAGTTTCAGCAGGAGGTTGCTTCACTTATGGTTGAATCCAATACATCACAATCCATTACATTCATTAAAGACGAAGCGAAAGTAGTATTTGCTAAATACGGCACCATCCTCAGAAAGACTGTAAACGGCACCGGGCACGAAATTCATCTGACCGGTCTCAATCATTTAAATATCAGCAGGAACGGAGATTTAATTACAATGGAAGTAGGTTTTAAAAATGGGACGATTAAGAAAAGCATATTTTACACTGCACCTGATGAATGA
- the comGD gene encoding competence type IV pilus minor pilin ComGD, with product MLLNRQEGFTLIEMIIVLLVVGIFITISATVYSSVKIVSTPFETQLTNDLYHAQLYAITEKQYVTVRFDAGSQRYKMFTGYSPGEVVLADVRFPENVELLEDGTLSFFRYLPSGNTTTFGVVRFLVDGSPVNVHFHLAKGRFYVEKS from the coding sequence ATGCTCCTTAACCGGCAAGAAGGTTTTACACTGATCGAAATGATCATCGTTTTACTGGTTGTGGGCATTTTTATTACGATTTCCGCTACGGTATATTCTTCAGTAAAAATTGTCTCAACCCCATTTGAAACACAACTCACAAATGACCTCTACCACGCCCAGCTTTATGCCATTACAGAAAAACAATATGTGACAGTCCGTTTTGATGCCGGATCGCAGAGATATAAAATGTTTACCGGGTATAGTCCCGGTGAGGTCGTGCTGGCAGATGTCCGTTTCCCTGAAAATGTCGAGCTGCTGGAGGATGGTACACTAAGCTTTTTCAGATATCTGCCTTCAGGTAATACCACCACATTTGGCGTCGTGCGGTTTTTAGTTGATGGTTCTCCCGTTAATGTTCATTTTCATTTAGCTAAAGGAAGATTTTATGTGGAAAAATCATAA
- the comGC gene encoding competence type IV pilus major pilin ComGC, protein MKKLMKLLKNNQAFTLIEMVIVLLVISVLLIVSLPNISSQSKEINSKGCEAFQQMVQAQVESYRMSEKSLPADIAALQTSGYLNQNETTCPDGRELTIGSEGDVTIVDAP, encoded by the coding sequence ATGAAAAAACTAATGAAATTGCTTAAAAATAATCAGGCATTCACGTTAATCGAAATGGTCATTGTCCTGCTCGTTATTTCTGTTCTACTGATTGTCAGTCTTCCAAATATCTCTTCTCAAAGTAAAGAAATAAACAGTAAAGGCTGCGAAGCTTTTCAGCAGATGGTCCAGGCACAGGTAGAATCGTACAGAATGTCTGAAAAGTCACTGCCGGCAGATATTGCTGCGCTGCAGACGTCAGGATATTTAAATCAGAATGAAACGACTTGCCCTGACGGAAGAGAATTAACAATCGGTTCTGAGGGTGATGTGACGATTGTCGATGCTCCTTAA
- the comGB gene encoding competence type IV pilus assembly protein ComGB, producing the protein MYLLRNITAGLHRQTYIPKKDQPVFLHRLSELRENGYPLDQSLSFLFLQFPSISQKGQLIKSLLNGSSISETFKSLGYPSYVCMHLYFAEQYGDVKSSLAETAVLMKHRESQRKKLLSILQYPLFLILLFVFVSSVLNLYLLPRMTQLYQAVGNEKSGVLHTAEMIFRIIPSIMMATSILIVILASIFSIVLLKKPSLEKWKIISSMPFAGFYFKHYHSYLFSREASILLKSGLSFQQMLKTFIDQPYRPLFKGIGQFMTEELHRGQSMHHTMLQLPYFTDELHRVTEHGEMNGNLEREWGFYSMYCLNALEERSGTYFQILQPVIFILLGLAVVGAYLIILLPVFNLLQNI; encoded by the coding sequence ATGTATCTCCTCAGGAATATCACCGCTGGATTACACCGTCAGACTTATATTCCCAAAAAAGATCAGCCGGTTTTCCTTCACCGATTAAGTGAACTTCGTGAAAACGGTTATCCTCTTGATCAATCTCTCAGCTTTCTGTTTCTACAGTTCCCTTCAATCTCCCAAAAGGGTCAGCTGATTAAAAGCTTACTGAACGGTTCTTCAATCAGTGAAACTTTTAAATCACTTGGCTATCCTTCTTACGTTTGTATGCACCTTTATTTTGCTGAACAGTATGGAGATGTGAAAAGTTCTCTGGCTGAAACAGCTGTTCTTATGAAGCACCGCGAAAGTCAAAGAAAAAAACTGCTTTCAATTCTGCAGTATCCATTATTTTTGATTCTGCTGTTTGTTTTCGTTTCATCTGTACTGAATCTGTATTTACTGCCGAGAATGACTCAGCTTTATCAGGCTGTTGGAAATGAAAAGTCCGGGGTTCTTCACACGGCAGAAATGATCTTTAGGATCATTCCATCAATTATGATGGCGACAAGTATATTAATCGTTATCCTCGCATCAATATTTTCAATTGTTCTGCTGAAAAAACCCTCACTCGAAAAGTGGAAAATCATCTCTTCGATGCCGTTTGCCGGATTTTATTTTAAGCATTATCACAGTTATCTGTTCTCCAGAGAAGCATCCATTTTACTTAAAAGCGGGCTGTCGTTTCAGCAGATGCTGAAAACATTTATAGACCAGCCATACAGACCGTTATTTAAGGGGATCGGGCAATTTATGACTGAAGAACTTCATAGGGGACAGAGTATGCACCATACAATGCTTCAGCTTCCTTATTTTACAGACGAACTGCATCGTGTAACTGAACATGGAGAAATGAACGGCAATCTTGAAAGAGAGTGGGGTTTTTACAGCATGTACTGTTTAAATGCACTGGAAGAAAGGTCAGGCACATACTTTCAGATCCTGCAACCGGTTATATTTATTCTTCTCGGTCTTGCAGTTGTAGGGGCATACCTTATCATTTTACTGCCGGTATTTAATCTTTTACAAAATATTTAA
- the comGA gene encoding competence type IV pilus ATPase ComGA yields MPYGTELLAQNLITEAFRNNGSDIHFYPESQQMTVQLRALGDLTMLRKISANQGERLISHFKFKASLDIGEKRKPQSGATLMMIDEEKVSLRISTLPAAEGKESMVIRLLPQSFAIPIEKLSLFSNSARILSSLVRQPQGLLLFSGPTGSGKSTTLYSLIHYCSTELNRNIITLEDPVERNEDHVLQVQINERAGVTYASGLKAVLRHDPDMIIIGEIRDEETADIAVKASLSGHLVLSTLHAKDTKGAIRRMIDLGIRKEDLKQSLIGATGQRLVKININGKTRSRTSIYEIMTTHAVCDYLDELPEQTPYATLEQLFRKGAALGYVSPQEYHRWITPSDLYSQKRSAGFPSPIK; encoded by the coding sequence ATGCCATATGGCACAGAACTACTTGCACAAAACTTAATTACCGAAGCATTCAGAAATAACGGGTCTGATATTCATTTCTATCCTGAATCCCAGCAGATGACTGTTCAGCTTCGGGCACTTGGAGATTTAACCATGTTAAGAAAAATCTCTGCTAATCAGGGAGAACGGCTGATCTCACACTTCAAGTTTAAAGCTTCCCTGGATATTGGTGAAAAACGAAAGCCCCAGAGTGGTGCTACACTCATGATGATCGATGAAGAAAAAGTCTCCCTCAGAATTTCCACACTCCCCGCAGCAGAAGGCAAAGAAAGCATGGTCATCAGACTTTTACCCCAATCATTTGCAATTCCAATCGAAAAACTTTCATTATTTTCAAATTCCGCAAGAATACTCTCATCTCTCGTCAGACAGCCTCAGGGACTTCTGCTTTTTTCCGGACCAACAGGCAGCGGGAAGTCCACAACACTTTATTCACTTATTCATTATTGTTCCACCGAACTGAATAGAAATATCATCACGCTTGAAGACCCGGTAGAAAGAAATGAAGACCACGTTTTACAGGTTCAGATTAATGAAAGAGCAGGGGTTACTTATGCTTCAGGTCTCAAAGCTGTACTGAGACATGATCCTGATATGATCATTATAGGAGAGATCAGAGATGAAGAGACAGCAGATATTGCTGTAAAAGCTTCACTCAGCGGACATCTTGTCTTGTCAACACTTCATGCAAAGGATACAAAAGGCGCAATCAGGAGAATGATTGACCTTGGTATTCGCAAAGAAGATTTAAAACAGTCACTAATTGGCGCAACAGGGCAGCGTCTTGTGAAAATCAATATAAATGGCAAGACCAGGTCAAGAACTTCAATTTACGAAATTATGACCACGCATGCTGTATGTGATTATTTAGATGAACTGCCTGAGCAAACCCCGTATGCAACACTGGAGCAGCTTTTCAGGAAAGGAGCGGCTCTTGGCTATGTATCTCCTCAGGAATATCACCGCTGGATTACACCGTCAGACTTATATTCCCAAAAAAGATCAGCCGGTTTTCCTTCACCGATTAAGTGA
- a CDS encoding Spx/MgsR family RNA polymerase-binding regulatory protein, producing the protein MSQITFFTYPSCTSCRKTKKWLKENEVNVNERHIFRETPDYDELMSLLSLTTDGLDELLATRSQSFKALDQDVEDLPLSEVVKMIIEDPKLLKRPILTDGKSLIVGYNPEGLRSLSNKKQTYKLSG; encoded by the coding sequence ATGAGTCAAATTACATTCTTTACTTATCCAAGTTGTACATCTTGCAGAAAAACGAAGAAGTGGCTGAAAGAAAATGAAGTAAATGTGAATGAACGTCACATTTTTAGAGAAACACCTGATTATGATGAATTAATGAGCCTGCTGTCACTTACAACTGATGGGCTGGATGAACTTCTTGCTACCCGCAGTCAGTCGTTTAAGGCACTTGATCAGGATGTGGAAGACCTTCCACTATCAGAAGTGGTTAAAATGATTATTGAAGATCCAAAACTGTTAAAGCGTCCTATTTTAACAGATGGGAAATCTCTTATTGTTGGCTATAACCCTGAAGGATTAAGAAGTCTATCGAACAAAAAACAGACATACAAGCTTTCAGGCTGA
- a CDS encoding DUF2626 domain-containing protein — protein MDKMYRVMGFWTGIFSVLFYLGHMPKTSLLFLAQTGFFILLGYMKLSERMYVYVFFVYLTIFFAGFTYWTTFMMPLKGPL, from the coding sequence ATGGATAAAATGTATCGCGTTATGGGGTTTTGGACTGGAATTTTCTCTGTATTATTTTATTTAGGACATATGCCAAAAACTTCATTGCTTTTCCTGGCCCAGACAGGCTTTTTCATCCTTTTAGGGTACATGAAATTATCTGAGCGCATGTATGTGTATGTATTCTTTGTATACTTAACAATTTTCTTTGCAGGATTTACTTACTGGACAACATTTATGATGCCGCTTAAGGGTCCGCTTTAA
- a CDS encoding MBL fold metallo-hydrolase — protein sequence MEWYQLPLGPMQTNAYILYNDRKECLIIDPGEEAHKVMQFIQQKSLKPLGILLTHAHFDHIGAVEEVRHEYQIDVYMHIQEKSWLSKPEKNGSALFQGIDPIVASPAEQIWDQEGEVSIGDFRFQLYHTPGHSPGSVSFYFKEESLVISGDVLFNGSIGRTDLPGGQMEELIKSIKNKLLTLEDQTYVLPGHGPVTTISRERNHNPFLQ from the coding sequence ATGGAATGGTATCAGCTGCCTTTGGGCCCGATGCAGACAAATGCGTACATATTGTACAATGACCGGAAAGAGTGTTTAATTATTGACCCGGGGGAAGAAGCACACAAAGTGATGCAATTTATTCAACAAAAAAGCTTAAAGCCTCTCGGGATTTTGCTGACACATGCTCATTTTGATCACATTGGTGCGGTAGAAGAGGTAAGGCATGAATATCAAATTGATGTTTATATGCATATCCAGGAGAAAAGCTGGCTGTCAAAACCTGAAAAAAACGGTTCTGCTCTGTTTCAGGGAATTGACCCGATCGTCGCATCGCCGGCAGAGCAGATCTGGGATCAAGAAGGTGAAGTCAGCATTGGAGATTTTAGATTTCAGCTCTATCATACACCGGGACATTCTCCCGGCAGTGTGAGCTTTTACTTTAAAGAAGAATCCCTTGTAATCTCCGGAGATGTACTATTCAATGGAAGTATAGGCAGAACAGACCTTCCGGGTGGTCAAATGGAAGAGCTGATAAAGAGTATTAAAAATAAGCTGTTAACGCTTGAGGATCAGACCTATGTTTTACCCGGACACGGTCCAGTTACGACAATCAGTCGGGAAAGAAATCATAACCCTTTTCTCCAGTAA
- a CDS encoding DUF2759 domain-containing protein, with protein MNGLTIILALVTILSVIGTITSFKEKNIMGIFFAVASLGVFGWFTVMTIVFDGYPV; from the coding sequence ATGAACGGATTAACAATTATCCTTGCGCTGGTAACCATTCTATCAGTTATTGGTACAATCACATCTTTTAAAGAGAAAAACATTATGGGTATTTTCTTTGCAGTGGCTTCACTTGGTGTATTTGGCTGGTTTACTGTGATGACAATCGTATTTGACGGATATCCGGTATAA
- a CDS encoding MTH1187 family thiamine-binding protein, which translates to MAIADITIIPIGTASPSVSKYVADIQRVLEARAGEGLITYELAPMSTLIEGELTDLFKVIQELHESVFSEDIKRVATNIRIDERRDRNDHSMQNKLASVKKHLSK; encoded by the coding sequence ATGGCTATCGCAGATATTACAATTATACCGATTGGCACGGCTTCACCGAGCGTCAGTAAATATGTGGCGGATATTCAGCGTGTGCTGGAGGCCAGGGCAGGTGAAGGACTCATTACGTATGAACTAGCACCGATGAGTACATTGATTGAAGGTGAGCTTACAGATCTATTTAAAGTCATACAGGAGCTGCATGAGTCAGTCTTTTCTGAGGATATTAAAAGGGTGGCTACAAATATCCGTATCGATGAAAGAAGAGACAGAAATGATCATTCTATGCAAAATAAGCTTGCATCGGTAAAAAAACATTTATCCAAATAA